TATTGTGATGTTAAGCTCCTACTATACTCATCGGCAGCTTTTAGCACTTATTGAAGACTAAGAGATCAGCACCGACTTTAACCCTTGGCCGAATCTGGTTTTCCTTCGAGGGTCTTCTTCACGGCAGAGAGAGATTCGTCGTACCGAATCGTGACGTGATTGGTTTTGTATAGATTGATTACACGGTCATCAATGGCATGGCTGAAGTAACAGTAGGAGATTTCTTTAGCTTTTGCTTGGTCTGTAATGGTTGAACAACCTAATACGATTATTGAATTTACCTGGAGCTGAGATCACAGCTTCCGTGCTCAGATACTGGATGTTCTTCTGAGAGGCAGAACCAGCAATCGGCTTGGATTTCTTGAGATAAGGAGGTGAATTTACATTTAGAAAAGGTGAGAGATATTACGGGTTGTGGAAGAAGGTGAATCGAGAAAGTTATTTTGCTCTTTGCCGGAAGCCAATCGACATGTAAAAGTTACGTATGAATTTGATGACATGGCACATTCTTGACTTATGATTGGTTTGAATTTATATGCTTACGTGGACACCCTAAAAACTCTAGATATCTTCGTTTTAGTATTGTGATTTTTTGGCAAGAATCGAATTACTTGGTTTACTTTGTCCCCAATTgggttaataataatataatatccgCAACGGTAGGAGGTAAACCGGAAAATGTCCGTCCAATTAAGACCGGTCCGTTAACCAGATGAGCAATCAATCTCCTCTCCTCTTTAACCTTTAGCGTCGGCGTCTAGCTTGGATCAGCAAAAACCCTAGAATCTCTCTCAAGCTTAGCTTTCCATTTCAATCCCGTGGAGAAACATGCCTCCGAAAGCAAAAGCAAAGGATGCAGGTCCCGTGGAGAGGCCTATTCTTGGCCGCTTCTCGTCTCACCTCAAGATCGGAATCGTAAtccatctccctctctctctcttttgatcAATAGAAACCTTAGATCGATGTAATTCATTCACtttggattttggtttgtaTCATCGCAGGTGGGGCTGCCAAACGTGGGGAAGTCTACACTTTTCAACACTCTTACGAAGCTTTCGATTCCAGCTGAGAACTTCCCCTTCTGTACCATTGAGCCTAACGAGGCGCGTGTGAATATCCCCGACGAGAGGTTCGATTGGCTTTGCCAGTTATACAAGCCTAAGAGTGAGGTAACGTTACTGTTTACTGAAAAATGATGATTTAAACCGTTTCTCAAGCTGACGGTTTCTGTGTGTATTTGTGATTTGCCTCTCAGATTCCAGCGTTCTTGGAAATACACGACATTGCTGGGCTTGTTAGAGGCGCTCATGAAGGACAGGGACTTGGGAACAACTTCTTGTCTCACATTCGTGCTGTTGATGGAATCTTCCATGTTTTACGtatgtctttattttttttgctgaaatGGTGATTTGATATTGAATTCTTTGTTCTGGTTAGTTAACTTTTCGACTAAACACGTGCAGGTGCGTTTGAAGATCCTGATATTATTCATGTTGATGACATTGTGGATCCTGTTAGAGATTTGGAGACCATTACTGAAGAGTTGCGACTTAAGGTATGAAACATCTAGATCTCTGACATTAATTGACCTTGTCTTTTTATTTCTGTTATTAGTTTGATCTTggtattaattccatccattcTCTATTTTGGTGCAACTTTAGGATATTGAATTCATTAaaaagaagattgaagatgtcgAGAAGAGCATGAAGAGGAGCAATGACAAGGCCCTCAAAGTTGAACTTGAGCTCTTGCTAAAGGTATGCGCATATGCTTATGCTTATGCTTATGAAATGTTATTCCTGCACTGCGAATGTTAAAATGACTTCGCTACAGGTAAAAGCTTGGCTGGAAGAAGGAAAGGATGTCCGTTTTGGAGACTGGAAAGCAGCTGATATCGAGATTTTGAACACTTTCCAGTTGCTTTCCGCTAAGCCCGTTGTTTACTTGGTCAGTAATCTTGAACACTTTTTCATCTATTAAGGCATGTCGTTTTTGGACTTTTTTATGATCACTGATTGCTCTggtattttaacttttaacagaTTAACATGAATGAGAGAGACTACCAGAGGAAGAAAAACAAGTTCTTGCCCAAGATTCATGCTTGGTACTTGCATTCTACGCCCACGCATCTGCTTCCCTTATTATGCTTCTTCTAAACCAAAACTATTTGTTTCATCGTTATGTAGGGTTCAAGAGCACGGTGGTGATACTATGATTCCTTTCAGTGGTGTTTTTGAAAGGAGTCTCGCTGATATGCTCCCCGACGAAGCAGCAAAGTATTGTGAGGAGAACAAACTGCAAAGGTTAGTAATAAAAGAAAGGCATAGCCTTCCTTCAAATGAATAGTTGCTcctaaaaatagttttttctttATGAACCCATCCCATCTAAGAGATTCTAATGGCCCATTGCCTATTTGACAGTGCTCTTCCGAGGATCATCAAAACGGGATTTTCAGCCATTAATCTCATATATTTCTTTACTGCAGGACCTGATGAGGTATTCCACTCTCCCTCTTTACTAGTAATTTGCTTGGATTCACAACACGCTTTAATCCCTACTTTTTCTAAGAGTTTCTTCTaagcattttttttaattcctctGTAATGAGCTTTTTGATAGTGTATGGTCAGTGTAAAGTGCCAAGTATTGCAATTTGTTGGAATCTGATGGATCTAAAACTACATCCATCAATGTTATTTTGCTTTCTA
The sequence above is drawn from the Brassica napus cultivar Da-Ae chromosome A8, Da-Ae, whole genome shotgun sequence genome and encodes:
- the LOC106396596 gene encoding obg-like ATPase 1; translated protein: MPPKAKAKDAGPVERPILGRFSSHLKIGIVGLPNVGKSTLFNTLTKLSIPAENFPFCTIEPNEARVNIPDERFDWLCQLYKPKSEIPAFLEIHDIAGLVRGAHEGQGLGNNFLSHIRAVDGIFHVLRAFEDPDIIHVDDIVDPVRDLETITEELRLKDIEFIKKKIEDVEKSMKRSNDKALKVELELLLKVKAWLEEGKDVRFGDWKAADIEILNTFQLLSAKPVVYLINMNERDYQRKKNKFLPKIHAWVQEHGGDTMIPFSGVFERSLADMLPDEAAKYCEENKLQSALPRIIKTGFSAINLIYFFTAGPDEVKCWQIRRQSKAPQAAGAIHTDFERGFICAEVMKFEDLKELGNETAVKGAGKYRQEGKTYVVQDGDIIFFKFNVSGGGKK